The proteins below come from a single Aegilops tauschii subsp. strangulata cultivar AL8/78 chromosome 6, Aet v6.0, whole genome shotgun sequence genomic window:
- the LOC123494310 gene encoding 26S proteasome regulatory subunit 10B homolog A-like isoform X1 has product MVKRQAARASVLVCPGRCGLRLRVGYQQQLAQAAGRTACLIVSSAIIDKYIGESVLLIREMVGYARDRQPCIIFMDEIDAIDARRFSEGTNDDHEIQRTLLELLIHLDGFHDLGKHTPILMYISDTDDQT; this is encoded by the exons ATGGTGAAGCGGCAGGCGGCACGCGCGTCAGTGCTCGTGTGCCCTGGCCGGTGCGGACTGCGACTGCGCGTAGGGTACCAGCAGCAGCTTGCTCAAGCCGCCGGGCGGACTGCCTGCCTG ATTGTGTCAAGTGCTATAATTGACAAATATATCGGGGAAAGTGTGCTTTTAATCAGAGAAATGGTCGGCTATGCACGCGATCGCCAA CCATGCATTATCTTCATGGATGAAATCGATGCAATTGATGCGAGAAGATTTAGTGAGGGAACCAATGACGACCATGAGATCCAGCGGACACTGTTGGAGCTTCTTATTCATTTAGATGGATTTCATGATCTTGGCAAG CATACGCCCATATTGATGTACATAAGTGATACTGATGACCAAACATGA
- the LOC123494310 gene encoding 26S proteasome regulatory subunit 10B homolog A-like isoform X2, with protein MVKRQAARASVLVCPGRCGLRLRVGYQQQLAQAAGRTACLIVSSAIIDKYIGESVLLIREMVGYARDRQPCIIFMDEIDAIDARRFSEGTNDDHEIQRTLLELLIHLDGFHDLGKVCCLSGPAHL; from the exons ATGGTGAAGCGGCAGGCGGCACGCGCGTCAGTGCTCGTGTGCCCTGGCCGGTGCGGACTGCGACTGCGCGTAGGGTACCAGCAGCAGCTTGCTCAAGCCGCCGGGCGGACTGCCTGCCTG ATTGTGTCAAGTGCTATAATTGACAAATATATCGGGGAAAGTGTGCTTTTAATCAGAGAAATGGTCGGCTATGCACGCGATCGCCAA CCATGCATTATCTTCATGGATGAAATCGATGCAATTGATGCGAGAAGATTTAGTGAGGGAACCAATGACGACCATGAGATCCAGCGGACACTGTTGGAGCTTCTTATTCATTTAGATGGATTTCATGATCTTGGCAAG GTATGTTGCCTTTCAGGCCCAGCGCATCTCTAG